Within Porites lutea chromosome 2, jaPorLute2.1, whole genome shotgun sequence, the genomic segment CTAGCAAGTTACGATGACTGCCCTGATCAACCTTTAATTGACTCGCTGCGACTCAGTCAGGGTCACTCTtacccgggggtactccctaacaagaggctaatagggatgtgccgctggatggggtcgctttttcacgactggagttactataatggggtcgcattttcaatagagttactagaatggggtcgcaaatttttggatttttggagtaagtagggattcaaaatgggaagattctcggttaaaaaaatcagaaagttgttgcttattaaatttaacaataagctcgtattgaccgcattacattccgccgcttgaaaccacattgataaggtagatgcataaataaaaagtgactaagttgggatcgcgaaaattacattttccaaaaagtgactaagatggggaccataatggggtaggggtctgaaaggccagcggcacatacccagcaaacataAACCtaagtacccccctcccctctcctcaCCGGGGCACCCTTAGCCAGTTTGCCAGCTTCAGTTGCAATGTGTTCTTGTTAAACAGTGAGGACTGGCGCAAGTTCAGCCCTAGGTTGTTCGTCATCCCTTCCcgtaaacaaaataatttcttCTGTGCCCACGTTATGATCTGTTGAAAGCCTTTCCACCTTAGCTGAGTTCACTGATCCAGAGGATATATATCTAGAGAGTCTGTAGTTCTGTATTTCTAGGATGACCTGCATTGTTCTTGAAGTATCAAACATTGTTCGCGCGTTCCTACTATACCAATCGTAAAAAGTGTTTTAACGTCCAATAGACTTGCTCTCACAGCCTGGGCTCCGAGTTGGTTTTCACCCATGCCGATCATGCTGGCACTGTAGTGCCTCCAGCCCGATAGAGCCTGATTTCCCGAGTGAAGGTTTAGTAACGTGAGGTTTCCTATTAGGCAGGGTTGTAAAGCCTGTGCTAAAAGCCAAACATGGAGGACCAGGGTGCCGTTTAGTCTGACTTCTTTGCCGACTTGGTTGAAACTAGCAGGGCATAAAGCTCCAGGCAGCATTTTTTTAGCTCTTAGGGGCGTAAGTGCCCGTAAGCCTCTTAACCTCGTCAAGGCACAGCACCGAGGTTTTCGtcatttttagtttttactGTAATTACGGATTTATCATCACTATAGTTATTGCCAGCTGAATGTTAACATCATTAGCATTAACGCTGtcattgctattattattattattatcatcatcgtcgtcgtcactGTACTTGCTCTTAACTTATCACTGTTATCAACGTGATCATCATGTACGTACCTCCACACTCTTATCATTATAGTTTAACTGATACTAATAATGTAATGTGAAACCTACTTAAGGGATTGCATACTATAACGCAGGCACCCCTAGCGCTGACATTAGGGATTTTATGAAGCTGAACGTCAGGAAATCCCTATGCATACTTTTTGTAAATCGAACCCTTATAAAGAGGACCATAGCAAGCGAAGGTCTTCTGTCCGTGTTCGCTTAAGAAGGCTTTCAGGCACTGTCTTTTATGTTGATATCTGTTGACGTTTTCCCATCTATTACTTCTTTAGAGAAAAATATGGACAACGAGGAGCAGAAGAAGAAAGAACCAACAAGTAATACGAAGACAGCGCCCATACATCCTTACGAATCGGCAAACTGTTTCTCTCGTGCAGTTGTTGGCTGGATGAGTTCTATTTTGCAGCTTGGCAGCAAAAGACCTCTGGTAAAAGATGACATTTTCCCTGTTCGCAAGGAAGATAGTATGCAAGTTCTTGTTACCAAGCTGGAAAGTGAGTGGCGACAGGAAATTAAGAGGTGCTTACCAAGCGGCTGTAAGCCTCGGTTGTGGAAAGCATTGGCTCGACTATTCTCATGGAAGGCATACACATTAATGTTGATATTAATTTCATGTCGCCTTCTGTGCATAACTGCCCTACCGATGCTCATGTGGTTTTTTCTGTTGGAATTCGAGAAGGAATCCCAAGATGGCTATTCTACGACACCATTTCTGTTCGTTACTGGAATCGCGATTTTGGCTTTTTGCCAAATATTTGCCAAGAGCCATGCAGCATCGATGGCAGAGATATGGGGCAATCAACTGAAGGTGTCCTGCATCGGCCTTGTTTACAAGAAAGTAAGTATTAGTTACATTTATTGCTTAAAAGAATTCTTTAGTGCCATGCACAGAGAGTTATTTATCATACCACTTAACGGGCTATTGAAGAGGCGACCCTAAATCTCAGCGCGCTGAGGTGGTAAAGTCGGCGCAATCTTAACCTCATGTAAGCTAATCCGGATTaagaaattccggaaattttttctcgtggaatccggaatcctgggcttagAAATTCAGAATTCCACGAACGGTTGGAAGTTGCAATCCAAGTctcactgacaaagaatccggaatctacCGCgtgtaatccagaatccaagactggcTTGGATTCCATTGTGATTGGGCGACATTCTGCCGCGAACTTCTTGGTGTGATCCAGGTCTCTTGGAAGTGGCAGAAAAGTGTGATGTGTTTGTTTCCAACAAAGTTCACATACCGTGGTGTAAATAAACGATGgtaaaaaatttttgttcattAAGATGTAGATAGATCGTGCGTCAGGCTATGCTCTCaccataccggatagcttttgcgccggcgcgaAAACCATACCGTATACTGGGCTTCTGGTTACACATAAGAACGGCGATTTCGGCGCGATTCGTAAAGGAGCGAAGTTGCGCCGCACTGATCTCTTAATTGGGGAATCACATATCGGTAGGTGATCGTACTATACCGAATGTCATACCGAATAGCACCTGCCTCGTACTCAGAGGTCTCTGTCTCGATGAAAATGTACGCGCAAAGGAAGGCAggaaggagacaacgggcgaGACGGCGCTTCGCCTGCCgcctgtacccttcccatggtcccttgcggttcatcaccagtcgtTCGCCTCTACCTTACACTCTACCTTGCGAAAAACAAAGTGCCTGAGGGGGAGGCTGGAATAGCACGGCTCTTATCGTGCAACAAAACGCGGTCCATTACAAGCGTTGTTGCGTCCAAAGTATTTTGATCACAGTCTTGCTTCAACGTCTCATTGTGTATTGTGaaatataaatttgtatttattttttatttaatggtttttgGGATGATGCTACTCTACTTCAAACGCAGCTCGGCCCACGCAGAGCATTGTAAGCGAGAAAATGTTAACGTTAATAATATCTGTTAAGTCGCCTGCTAGAGACTTCTTCCTTTGCTAGCAAGAAATTTGTTCAGCTAAAAAATTCTTGGTTATCAAGAAAccgtttgaaaagaaaagaaatactgATTCATCTTTTTGCTAATGCAGATTCTGACAAAGCTCAGACGTggtgatgttcagaagattatcACAGGAAAGACTATCAACCTTGTAACTAATGACGCTCAGAAACTGGAACAGCTCGTATTTTCGCTGTGCTATATCCTTCCCGCTCCTCTTTATATTTCGggttcattttttgttcttttgttcctAATTGGATGGAAAGCTTTAGTCGGAGTTGGAGTTTACATAGTTGCAATGGTATATATTTCCAAGATGTCGCATAAGAACGGAAATCTACGCCACAAAACAGCTCTAGCCACAGATCAAAGACTAGAAGTTATGAACGAGATCGTCTCTGGAATTCGGACTGTGAAAATGTATGCCTGGGAATGGAAATTTACAGAAACCATCAAACGGTTAAGAAGGTGCGTCAgtcaaaaattgcaaccatGGTCATAATCTCTTACTACAGGAAAGTTAAGGGAGAAGAGGGgccttttctttccttctcttcCCCCGTATTCactttttttgctcttttcCCAACATTCTCAACAAACTCGCGCGGGAATCCCCTGCTGCCTAGGCCACTGACAAAACGAGGAATTTGTTTCTCTTGTTCTAAACTGACTTATGAATTGAACTGCAAGTAAATTCATCCATATTCGACTAACTGAGTAAGCTGTAGTTAGTCAGACCATGGATTCtcttcattattttttcaaaatatttctctacttctgattggcttataaTTAAATTCCCGGACAATTCTTCACAATCAGCTACCAAAGTTGACAAAACTTGGAAGACTTTTGCCGGAATCCTTTATTCTTTCAAGCCTTAGAGGA encodes:
- the LOC140925636 gene encoding ATP-binding cassette subfamily C member 4-like, with protein sequence MDNEEQKKKEPTSNTKTAPIHPYESANCFSRAVVGWMSSILQLGSKRPLVKDDIFPVRKEDSMQVLVTKLESEWRQEIKRCLPSGCKPRLWKALARLFSWKAYTLMLILISCRLLCITALPMLMWFFLLEFEKESQDGYSTTPFLFVTGIAILAFCQIFAKSHAASMAEIWGNQLKVSCIGLVYKKILTKLRRGDVQKIITGKTINLVTNDAQKLEQLVFSLCYILPAPLYISGSFFVLLFLIGWKALVGVGVYIVAMVYISKMSHKNGNLRHKTALATDQRLEVMNEIVSGIRTVKMYAWEWKFTETIKRLRRCVSQKLQPWS